The genomic region TACAGGCCAGGAACAGTCGCTCTTCGTGAAATTCGTCGTTATCAGAAGAGTACTGAGCTCCTCATCCGTAAACTTCCATTCCAACGACTTGTCCGTGAAATCGCTCAGGACTTCAAAACTGACTTGAGATTCCAGAGCTCAGCCGTGATGGCTCTTCAGGAAGCCAGTGAAGCTTACCTCGTTGGTCTCTTTGAAGATACCAACCTCTGCGCCATCCACGCTAAGAGAGTTACCATCATGCCAAAGGACATCCAGTTGGCTCGTCGTATCCGTGGAGAGAGAGCTTAAATTAAGCTACAATTCAATCAAATCGGCCCTTTTCAGGGCCACAAAATCATTTAAACGAGCAAAACTTAATAACGTTGATGTTATTCAAAATATGAAATGTTTTACAAGAataaatttcgtaattttattcatataataataataatgtaatTATGGATATGAAGCAGTCCGCATCACTTATGattcagttaaaaaatataataaaggCTTTGTGGTCGTTCCATTGGTTTTGTGGCAATGAAAGTCCAACGCCTCACAAAGTGACTTGAATGATATTTGGGTGCTATTTAGTGTTATttctaaaatttcattcaatttgccATCATTTGTATAGCTTTTGGATTTTTACGATTCATTGCTCTAAAATAAGTCGCACACCGTCAATCATATAACTTCACTCTGAAGATGATCGTTCGACaggtatatttttttcgcgGAATTTTAGCTAAAAAATCAAACTAAAAATTAGCAAAACTAGTGCAGTTGTAGGCAGTGAATCATACGCTTCTGGCGACGCCAGTTTGATGCTCGATCTTCTGCCATTACGCTGATGTTTTCCAGATTTTATttcctttatatttttcagataaattttcaatttagttACGTATGTAAAACTACTGAACTGAACGACGAATTGGTTTAGAGTTATTAAAACGAAATCCGATAAAAGAAGTTCTAAGTAAATTTCCTATCTGttggtttcaaaaaatcgttGTATGTCAACTATTCTTGCCTCTAGTGTTAACATTTTTATCTTGTGTCTAAAAATTTCACGATATTCACGTAAAATTGAAACGACATTCATTGATTATAAATTTACAGTTAAAGGTGTGCTTAGAAATGTAACTCTGCTAAATTTTGCTCTGATAACAAATGGattaaatatcattttcaAATAACGGATAGTTAAGAGTTACTGAATAATTCATAGCGATTGAGATTTTTACGTAGGTGAATAATTATTGGCCCTGAAAAGGGCCGTTTGGTTATGATCAAAGTTGAATTGAATTGGTATATTCAATTCATTTCTTCTGAGCTGTTTTCTTAGCTGATGCTTTGGCCTTTGGAGAAGCAGCCTTCTTTGGCTTAGGTACTTTCGGTTTAGCAGTTGGTCCTTTCGTAGCTTTCTTGGCCTTGGGGCTCTTCGGCTTGGCTGCAGCTTTCACTACTTTCGGCTTGGCAACCTTTTCAACAGCTGGCTTTTTCGCTGCAGGTTTTTTAGGAGAAGCTGGTTTCTTTGCTTTAGGTTTTGCTGTTTCAGTTTTCTTAACAATCTTCTTAACAGCAACCTTTTTGGGAGAACTCTCCTTCTTGACTGCCTTGGGTTTCGGTTTTGGCTTCGCAGTGTCACTCTTCTTCCCTGCAAGTTTGAACGATCCAGATGCACCAGTTCCTTTAGTCTGGACAAGAGTTCCCGAAGCAACTGCAGATTTCAGATATTTCTTGATGAAAAATGCATGCTTTGTAGTGTCGATCTTATAGTTTGCAGCGATGTACTTCTTGATAGCCTGAAGGGATGATCCATGACGGTCAGCAAGGGTTTTTACAGCCGTATTAACCATGTCAGCAGTACTGGGATGAGTTGGTTTAGGCTTCGGATTTTTCGCCTTCGTTGATTTTTTAGCAGCCTCCGCTTTTGCAGGAGCAGGAGAGCTCGCTGGTGAAGCAACTGCTGATGATGTAGACTTATCTGCCATCTCGGGATCGGTCGATGAATCAAACGTCTTGGTTGGATTGAACGATTTTGACTAAGGCTATTGCAGGGCGGCG from Diachasmimorpha longicaudata isolate KC_UGA_2023 chromosome 1, iyDiaLong2, whole genome shotgun sequence harbors:
- the LOC135165342 gene encoding histone H3, which produces MARTKQTARKSTGGKAPRKQLATKAARKSAPATGGVKKPHRYRPGTVALREIRRYQKSTELLIRKLPFQRLVREIAQDFKTDLRFQSSAVMALQEASEAYLVGLFEDTNLCAIHAKRVTIMPKDIQLARRIRGERA
- the LOC135164872 gene encoding histone H1-like — protein: MADKSTSSAVASPASSPAPAKAEAAKKSTKAKNPKPKPTHPSTADMVNTAVKTLADRHGSSLQAIKKYIAANYKIDTTKHAFFIKKYLKSAVASGTLVQTKGTGASGSFKLAGKKSDTAKPKPKPKAVKKESSPKKVAVKKIVKKTETAKPKAKKPASPKKPAAKKPAVEKVAKPKVVKAAAKPKSPKAKKATKGPTAKPKVPKPKKAASPKAKASAKKTAQKK